One segment of Pseudomonadota bacterium DNA contains the following:
- a CDS encoding ParB/RepB/Spo0J family partition protein: MATKKISVNPEVLYIPVDKIVVMEQVRSSISIETDSFKSLMQSIKDKGILEPLIVTAQDDGTYLLICGERRLVAARQLGLESVPIRIIEAGKELGETVALQLTENLQREDLNPIDQAKGILLYIQAKHPDKGYDVGGVMSELVNVMRTPDYASEGFSATVAETLEIVGKSIKTLFNIISLLKLSPEIQAEIRTGNLPVSQGYLFAANLECPDLKNIFDAVIKTPVTNATLERMLTAYKKVKPASVDTKPIPVKRQVKDLVSIKTNFDKGIGTYIREDVEKYLYELQVFCNHVQQQMFITPYGKKRPPQV; the protein is encoded by the coding sequence ATGGCAACAAAAAAGATAAGCGTAAATCCTGAAGTTCTGTACATTCCCGTAGACAAGATTGTGGTAATGGAACAGGTGAGATCAAGCATCAGTATTGAAACGGACTCATTCAAATCACTTATGCAGTCCATCAAAGACAAAGGTATCTTAGAACCTCTTATTGTAACAGCTCAGGATGACGGGACATACCTCCTCATATGCGGGGAGAGGCGACTTGTAGCTGCCAGACAATTAGGCCTTGAATCCGTACCAATAAGAATTATTGAAGCAGGCAAAGAATTAGGTGAAACCGTAGCTCTTCAGCTCACTGAGAACTTGCAGAGAGAAGACTTAAATCCCATAGATCAGGCTAAAGGGATATTATTATATATACAAGCTAAACACCCTGATAAAGGGTATGATGTTGGTGGAGTGATGAGTGAATTGGTGAATGTCATGCGGACGCCAGATTATGCTTCAGAAGGATTTTCAGCAACTGTTGCTGAAACTCTTGAAATTGTCGGAAAGTCAATAAAGACGCTGTTTAACATAATTTCACTTTTAAAACTTTCTCCTGAAATTCAGGCCGAAATACGTACAGGAAATCTCCCTGTTTCCCAGGGTTATCTCTTCGCCGCAAACCTCGAATGCCCTGATCTTAAGAATATATTCGATGCTGTCATAAAGACACCGGTAACCAATGCTACATTGGAGCGGATGCTCACTGCATACAAAAAAGTCAAACCTGCTTCTGTTGATACAAAACCCATACCCGTAAAAAGACAGGTTAAAGATCTTGTATCCATAAAAACAAATTTTGATAAAGGCATTGGAACTTATATACGGGAAGATGTTGAAAAATATCTCTATGAACTGCAGGTTTTCTGTAATCATGTGCAACAACAGATGTTTATAACCCCATATGGAAAGAAAAGACCGCCGCAAGTATAA
- a CDS encoding thioredoxin domain-containing protein has protein sequence MSRLEKEKSAYLQHAAQHKIDWYPWSEEAFERAKKEDKPVFLSSGAIWCHWCHVMAKESFEDEEVAALLNEYFIAVKIDRDERPDIDRRYQRALAVMGLSGGWPLSIFLTPEKKPFFGGTYFPPVEGFGRPGFKSLLKAIGTMYQQKKESVNENSQEILRHMKQEKLEPGNLDLSMLDEAKKSILSDFDPIHGGFGKAPKFSMPGAMEFLIRRYSTDKNSDLENTIKKTLISMARGGIYDQLAGGFHRYSTDEEWIIPHFEKMADDNAWLLRNYVHAYNLFGDESFKEVSEGIVGFLLNELSSPDGGFFSSQDADITPDDEGGYFLWKDDDFRRILNDDEYRILSPYLLHEKGAMRHDVLKRVLYITEEMEGIARKDGIDIEKVSKIIEIGKTKLLLERERREKPFVDKALYTSLNGMLISAFFEAYKAFKDEEIKEFALKSLEKILAVNFTDKGLFHAEGIHALLDDYVNLIDAFIGAHKATGNIVYLNQADEFMKVCIAKFWDDETGGFFDTEEDVIGTRLKVLEDSPHPSANSVGIINLIELSKMPGNEEYLNYAEKALKCFSMIAQPMGIHGGYYYCALDMFFHEGN, from the coding sequence ATGAGTAGACTGGAAAAGGAAAAATCTGCTTACCTGCAACATGCAGCACAACATAAAATAGATTGGTATCCCTGGTCTGAGGAGGCATTTGAACGCGCGAAAAAGGAAGACAAGCCTGTATTCCTGAGTTCAGGTGCTATCTGGTGTCATTGGTGCCATGTTATGGCAAAGGAGAGCTTTGAAGACGAAGAGGTGGCAGCTCTGCTGAATGAATATTTTATTGCTGTCAAGATTGATCGGGACGAAAGACCGGACATTGACAGGAGGTATCAAAGGGCTCTTGCAGTAATGGGCTTAAGCGGCGGCTGGCCGCTGAGTATATTCCTGACTCCTGAAAAGAAACCTTTTTTCGGCGGTACATATTTTCCGCCTGTTGAGGGATTTGGAAGGCCCGGTTTTAAATCCCTCCTGAAGGCAATCGGAACTATGTATCAGCAGAAAAAAGAATCGGTGAATGAGAACAGCCAGGAAATTCTCCGTCATATGAAACAGGAGAAGCTTGAACCGGGTAATCTGGATTTATCGATGCTTGACGAGGCGAAAAAAAGCATCCTTTCAGATTTTGATCCAATTCATGGAGGATTCGGAAAGGCACCTAAATTCTCAATGCCCGGGGCAATGGAATTTCTCATCAGGAGGTATTCAACCGATAAAAACAGTGATCTTGAAAATACGATTAAGAAGACCCTTATATCTATGGCAAGGGGTGGTATTTATGACCAGCTTGCCGGCGGCTTTCACCGGTATTCGACGGATGAGGAATGGATTATCCCACATTTCGAGAAAATGGCCGATGATAATGCCTGGCTTTTACGGAATTATGTCCACGCATATAACCTTTTCGGCGATGAATCCTTTAAGGAGGTTTCGGAAGGCATAGTTGGTTTTTTATTAAACGAGCTTTCAAGCCCGGACGGAGGGTTTTTTTCGAGTCAGGATGCGGATATTACGCCTGATGATGAAGGCGGGTATTTTCTATGGAAAGATGACGATTTCAGGAGAATCCTGAATGACGATGAATACAGGATTCTGTCCCCTTATCTGCTTCACGAAAAGGGTGCCATGCGCCATGATGTTTTAAAAAGGGTGCTTTATATTACAGAAGAAATGGAGGGAATTGCCCGGAAAGACGGTATAGATATTGAAAAGGTAAGTAAAATTATTGAGATAGGAAAAACAAAACTGCTTTTGGAGCGCGAAAGGAGGGAGAAGCCTTTTGTGGACAAAGCTTTATATACGTCGCTCAATGGTATGCTTATTTCAGCTTTTTTTGAAGCATACAAAGCCTTTAAAGACGAAGAAATAAAGGAGTTTGCATTAAAAAGCCTTGAAAAGATTCTGGCTGTTAATTTTACTGACAAAGGACTTTTCCATGCTGAGGGCATCCATGCTCTCCTTGACGATTATGTCAATCTTATTGATGCATTCATAGGAGCGCATAAGGCCACCGGAAACATCGTATATCTCAATCAGGCAGATGAGTTCATGAAGGTATGCATCGCCAAATTCTGGGATGACGAAACAGGGGGTTTTTTTGACACCGAAGAAGATGTGATCGGCACAAGGCTCAAAGTACTGGAAGATTCCCCGCATCCTTCAGCCAATTCTGTGGGCATTATAAATCTCATTGAACTTTCTAAAATGCCGGGAAACGAAGAATATCTTAACTATGCGGAGAAGGCTCTGAAATGTTTTTCCATGATTGCCCAACC